A single genomic interval of Sphingobacteriales bacterium harbors:
- a CDS encoding response regulator transcription factor: protein MKILVIEDEAQLLRNIKESLEKEKFLVETASDYQTAIDKVLFYEYDCILLDIMLPNGNGLNILSALKKEGKSENVIIISAKDSLDDKLKGLELGADDYLTKPFHLAELNARIKAVLRRQKLEGKNTIEIANTVLDLKERLFLVKGQNIPLNRKEFDLLNYFLLNKNRLVTKSALAEHVWGDNADDADNFDFVYYQIKNLRKKLQSADAEIEIESIYGIGYKLVEI from the coding sequence ATGAAAATTTTAGTAATCGAAGACGAAGCTCAGTTACTCCGGAATATTAAAGAATCGTTAGAAAAAGAAAAGTTTCTGGTAGAAACCGCTTCTGACTATCAAACTGCCATAGATAAAGTTCTTTTTTATGAGTACGACTGCATTTTGTTAGATATTATGCTGCCTAACGGCAATGGGCTGAACATTTTATCTGCACTTAAAAAAGAAGGTAAAAGTGAAAATGTTATTATAATATCGGCCAAAGACTCATTAGACGACAAACTTAAAGGTTTGGAACTTGGGGCCGATGATTACCTCACAAAACCCTTTCATTTGGCCGAGCTTAACGCAAGGATAAAAGCTGTTTTGCGAAGGCAAAAATTGGAGGGCAAAAATACCATTGAAATTGCCAACACGGTTTTAGACTTAAAAGAGCGTCTATTTTTGGTAAAAGGCCAAAACATTCCACTCAACAGGAAAGAGTTTGACCTTTTAAATTATTTTCTGCTCAACAAAAACCGATTGGTAACAAAGTCGGCATTAGCCGAACATGTTTGGGGAGATAATGCTGATGATGCCGACAATTTTGACTTTGTTTACTATCAAATAAAAAATTTGCGCAAAAAGCTGCAATCGGCAGATGCCGAAATAGAGATTGAATCTATTTATGGAATTGGATACAAACTTGTTGAAATATGA
- a CDS encoding PepSY-like domain-containing protein produces the protein MIMQNFLKTSLTATVLAFLFASCDKEEIIPASELPTEITTFISTHFPDNTIVQAIIDKDGLTKTYDILLSGNISLEFNKKKEIIDIDGVSQLPDSVIPEKILQYVATNYPSNFITDWELEGKNQQVQLDNGLDLEFNMEGGFLRVDS, from the coding sequence ATAATCATGCAAAATTTTCTTAAAACCTCCTTAACAGCAACTGTCTTAGCCTTTTTGTTTGCAAGTTGCGACAAAGAAGAGATAATTCCTGCTTCCGAGCTTCCAACTGAGATTACGACCTTTATTTCCACTCATTTTCCGGATAATACCATTGTTCAGGCAATTATTGATAAAGATGGCTTGACTAAAACCTATGATATTTTACTTTCCGGAAATATTAGCTTAGAGTTCAACAAGAAAAAAGAAATTATTGATATTGACGGCGTATCGCAGCTTCCGGACAGCGTAATTCCCGAAAAAATTCTTCAGTACGTTGCTACAAACTACCCATCCAATTTTATAACAGATTGGGAATTGGAGGGCAAAAATCAACAAGTTCAATTAGACAACGGCCTTGACCTTGAATTTAATATGGAGGGCGGTTTTCTTAGAGTTGATAGTTAA
- the dnaX gene encoding DNA polymerase III subunit gamma/tau: protein MAFIVSARKYRPMRFADVVGQQHVTTTLKNAIKNQKLAQSFLFTGPRGVGKTTCARILAKVLNCLNPTPDFEPCNECQACESFNKQASLNIFELDAASNNSVDDIRNLIEQVRFAPQFGRYKIYIIDEVHMLSQAAFNAFLKTLEEPPAYAIFILATTEKHKIIPTILSRCQIFDFTRITVADMAAHLQKICTDQQITAEPDALHIIAQKADGGLRDALSMFDRIASYTEGSLTYTLVIQSLNVLDYDYFFKATDYLLTTDLPSLMLLFDAVLQNGFEGDHFMLGLAEHIRNLLVCQQPDTIRLLEAPDTIKAQYINQAAVAPTAFLLNCLQIANECDVNYRTAKNKRLQVELALMKMCYVNAVVKLQPTSTSTEPNAKPLVISDSQHQQASLLQEVKPKYNAKNPDPDKAKHIEPTPPPPSELLAIKNTNFLENAKNASLNLPGQTPNKININAPSVLPQPPTTTDNPQLPPTQKIIPTGPDIVNLWNTFVTLNPGFNQAIASTENESLTLKSQGQVLSNRIKQKIEDFKDYIVQQGYTCTGWQFVVEVDDTATSEANQRAALYHPKDKLKAMATQNPEIQNLINRFSLEINYD, encoded by the coding sequence ATGGCTTTTATAGTATCGGCGCGTAAATACCGCCCTATGCGTTTTGCCGATGTAGTAGGGCAGCAACACGTTACAACCACCCTCAAAAATGCCATAAAAAACCAAAAACTGGCACAAAGTTTTTTATTTACCGGTCCGCGTGGAGTAGGGAAAACAACTTGTGCACGTATTTTGGCCAAAGTATTAAATTGCCTCAACCCTACTCCCGATTTTGAGCCATGTAACGAATGTCAAGCGTGCGAAAGTTTTAATAAACAAGCATCTTTAAATATTTTTGAACTCGATGCCGCCTCAAACAACTCGGTTGACGATATTCGCAATCTTATTGAGCAGGTACGGTTTGCGCCTCAATTTGGGCGCTATAAAATTTATATTATAGATGAGGTTCACATGCTGTCGCAGGCAGCCTTTAACGCCTTTTTAAAAACCTTGGAAGAACCCCCCGCCTATGCCATTTTTATTTTGGCTACTACCGAGAAGCATAAAATTATTCCTACTATACTGTCGCGCTGTCAAATTTTTGATTTTACTCGCATAACCGTTGCCGATATGGCCGCGCACTTGCAAAAAATTTGTACCGACCAACAAATTACAGCCGAACCCGACGCCCTTCATATAATTGCCCAAAAAGCCGATGGCGGCCTCCGCGATGCCCTTTCTATGTTTGACCGCATTGCCAGCTATACCGAAGGTAGCCTCACTTATACATTAGTTATACAATCGCTTAATGTTTTAGATTACGACTACTTTTTTAAGGCTACCGATTATTTACTTACTACTGATTTGCCCAGTTTAATGTTGCTTTTTGATGCCGTACTACAAAATGGTTTTGAAGGCGACCATTTTATGTTGGGGCTTGCTGAACACATCCGGAATTTATTGGTTTGCCAACAACCCGATACAATACGCCTTTTAGAAGCACCCGACACCATTAAAGCACAATACATAAATCAAGCAGCCGTAGCGCCCACCGCTTTTTTGCTCAACTGCCTTCAAATTGCCAACGAATGCGACGTAAATTACCGAACTGCTAAGAACAAGCGTTTACAAGTTGAACTTGCCCTTATGAAAATGTGCTACGTGAATGCTGTTGTTAAATTACAGCCTACTAGTACAAGTACCGAGCCTAACGCAAAGCCACTTGTTATATCGGATAGCCAACACCAGCAAGCAAGTTTACTTCAGGAGGTAAAACCTAAATATAATGCAAAAAATCCGGATCCGGATAAAGCTAAACACATTGAACCAACGCCTCCACCACCATCTGAATTGTTGGCTATAAAGAACACTAATTTTTTAGAAAATGCCAAAAATGCAAGTTTAAATTTGCCCGGTCAAACACCAAATAAAATAAATATAAATGCCCCATCGGTATTGCCGCAACCACCCACTACTACCGATAACCCACAATTACCACCCACCCAAAAAATAATACCAACAGGGCCAGATATTGTAAACTTGTGGAACACGTTTGTAACCCTAAATCCGGGGTTCAACCAAGCAATAGCCAGCACCGAAAACGAGTCCTTGACCTTAAAATCGCAAGGGCAGGTGTTGAGCAACCGCATTAAACAAAAAATTGAAGATTTTAAAGACTACATTGTCCAACAAGGCTATACCTGCACGGGCTGGCAGTTTGTGGTAGAAGTGGACGATACTGCCACCAGCGAAGCCAACCAGCGCGCTGCGCTTTACCATCCGAAGGATAAACTTAAAGCCATGGCCACACAAAATCCGGAAATACAAAATTTAATTAACAGGTTTAGCCTCGAAATAAATTACGATTAA
- a CDS encoding phosphatase PAP2 family protein: MNELISWDYKLLYYINELCANPFFDYLLPLWRDKYFWAPVYLFLLSFIAINYPRKQVWWLMLGLLATVILSDQISASVIKPLADRLRPCRNPDLLEYIRVLVPCGSGKSFVSSHATNHFAFSTFIAVIWGRLAWFITPLAMFWAFTVCFAQVYVGVHFPLDVICGGILGLIIGFVVAKAVLFAVSKYASTTYM, encoded by the coding sequence ATGAACGAATTGATTAGCTGGGATTACAAACTGCTTTATTATATTAATGAGTTGTGCGCTAATCCGTTTTTTGATTATCTGTTACCCCTTTGGCGCGACAAATATTTTTGGGCGCCCGTGTATTTGTTTTTGCTAAGTTTTATTGCCATCAATTACCCGCGTAAACAGGTATGGTGGCTTATGTTGGGTTTATTGGCAACCGTAATTTTAAGTGACCAAATCAGTGCATCGGTTATAAAACCACTGGCCGACAGGCTTAGGCCATGCCGTAACCCCGATTTATTAGAATATATTCGGGTTTTAGTTCCTTGTGGCAGTGGTAAAAGTTTTGTGTCGAGCCATGCGACAAATCATTTTGCTTTTTCAACTTTTATTGCAGTTATTTGGGGTCGTTTAGCTTGGTTTATCACACCTTTGGCTATGTTTTGGGCCTTTACCGTGTGTTTTGCACAAGTGTATGTAGGCGTGCATTTTCCGCTCGATGTAATTTGTGGCGGTATTTTGGGTCTTATTATTGGGTTTGTTGTGGCAAAAGCAGTTTTGTTTGCCGTATCCAAATATGCTTCAACAACTTACATGTAA
- a CDS encoding HAMP domain-containing histidine kinase: protein MKLFNQSIKYLSSSILVIITAWAVVFYFNMLNEIKDSIDEGLENYKRLIIQNASQDSTILEQHAFDENFFSIQKRSKKQAFSIRDRYIDTLLYMQDDDDKETEAEPVRMLITAFELKGQYYELKVANSMVEEDDLIESLLHDTIWLYVSLIIGIILINNFVLKKLWKPFYALLNQLKNFRLGKTQALPSVKTKTKEFTDLQNVVNVLLQHTTQTYEQQKQFIGNASHELQTPLAIATNKLELLIEKGDLQNEQAENIAEVMGIIERLVRLNKSLLLLTKIENKQFLDNQTVSLNEIVRKNVSDLEEIALFKNVKFYVNETAQLSVQMDASLANVIISNLLRNAIFHNIPNGSVTLLITDKAVKISNTGSGQMLDKNLTFTRFYKPNNQTSGTGLGLAIVKAISDAYNFKVSYSFENSQHCFQIFFR from the coding sequence ATGAAACTATTCAATCAATCCATAAAGTATCTGTCCAGCTCAATTTTAGTAATTATTACAGCTTGGGCGGTCGTTTTTTACTTCAATATGCTTAACGAAATAAAGGACAGTATTGACGAAGGGCTTGAAAACTATAAACGTTTAATTATACAAAATGCCAGCCAAGATTCAACTATTTTAGAACAGCACGCTTTTGATGAAAACTTTTTCAGCATTCAGAAAAGAAGCAAAAAACAGGCCTTTTCGATTAGAGATCGATATATTGACACCCTGCTTTATATGCAAGATGATGACGACAAGGAAACAGAGGCCGAACCAGTGAGAATGCTTATTACTGCTTTTGAGTTGAAAGGTCAATACTATGAATTAAAAGTTGCCAACTCAATGGTAGAAGAAGACGACCTTATAGAAAGCTTGCTACACGATACTATTTGGTTGTACGTTAGTTTAATAATTGGTATTATTCTTATCAATAATTTTGTCTTAAAAAAACTTTGGAAACCATTTTATGCGTTGTTAAATCAGTTGAAAAATTTCAGGCTTGGCAAAACGCAAGCACTTCCCAGCGTAAAAACCAAAACCAAAGAATTTACCGATTTGCAAAACGTAGTAAATGTTTTGCTGCAACATACAACCCAAACCTACGAACAGCAAAAACAATTTATTGGAAACGCCTCGCACGAATTACAAACGCCCTTAGCCATAGCCACTAACAAATTAGAATTACTTATTGAAAAAGGAGATTTACAAAACGAACAAGCCGAAAATATTGCCGAGGTAATGGGTATTATAGAGCGGTTGGTTCGTTTAAATAAATCATTGCTGTTATTAACCAAAATAGAAAACAAACAGTTTTTAGACAACCAAACAGTTTCGCTCAACGAAATTGTCCGGAAAAATGTAAGCGATTTAGAGGAAATAGCTTTGTTTAAAAATGTAAAATTTTATGTAAATGAAACGGCTCAGTTATCTGTTCAAATGGATGCGTCGTTAGCCAATGTAATAATATCAAATTTATTGAGAAATGCAATTTTTCATAATATTCCAAACGGCAGCGTAACCCTACTAATTACCGATAAAGCAGTTAAAATAAGTAATACGGGTAGCGGCCAAATGCTTGATAAAAATTTGACTTTTACCCGCTTTTACAAACCCAATAATCAAACATCCGGAACCGGACTTGGCTTGGCCATAGTAAAAGCCATTTCCGATGCGTATAATTTCAAGGTTTCTTATTCGTTTGAAAACTCGCAACACTGTTTTCAGATTTTTTTCCGATAA
- a CDS encoding NTP transferase domain-containing protein, with the protein MYAIIQARAGATRLPNKMLLEFAEQQTLLQITVRRVAQVVEMPKIVVATTNQPTDDALVQSLLPFTQQGLTIVRGSEHNVLDRFLTTAQQLNLDTNNSNNQQQGILRICADNPFLNHNLLANLYTFALQNPNAHYASYITANKTPAIMTHYGIFAEYANLNALRQVAQTATSPLAFEHVTWQLHQNPQLYNCLYLPVPPELENNKWLRLTVDTQTDFKHAQKIWNELPNPYNYQIPELIAACQRLNLMPNMQQQIDLNSK; encoded by the coding sequence ATGTATGCCATTATACAGGCTCGTGCAGGCGCAACGCGGCTACCAAACAAAATGCTGCTTGAGTTTGCCGAGCAACAAACCTTGTTGCAAATAACGGTACGGCGGGTAGCACAAGTTGTTGAAATGCCCAAAATTGTGGTAGCTACCACCAACCAACCAACTGACGATGCTTTGGTGCAAAGTCTATTGCCGTTTACACAGCAGGGCTTAACCATTGTGCGAGGTAGCGAACATAATGTACTCGACAGGTTTTTAACGACTGCCCAACAGCTTAATTTAGATACCAATAACAGCAACAACCAACAACAAGGTATTTTGCGCATTTGCGCCGATAATCCTTTTTTAAACCACAATTTATTGGCTAACCTATATACTTTTGCCTTGCAAAATCCCAATGCTCATTATGCCTCCTATATTACCGCCAATAAAACGCCCGCCATTATGACGCATTACGGTATTTTTGCCGAATATGCCAATTTAAACGCCTTGCGTCAGGTAGCGCAAACCGCCACTTCGCCCTTAGCTTTTGAACACGTAACCTGGCAACTGCACCAAAACCCACAACTATATAATTGCCTCTATTTGCCCGTGCCCCCCGAACTTGAAAACAACAAATGGCTGCGTTTAACTGTTGATACCCAAACCGATTTTAAACACGCTCAAAAAATTTGGAACGAACTACCCAACCCCTACAACTATCAAATTCCGGAACTAATTGCTGCCTGCCAACGACTTAACCTAATGCCCAACATGCAGCAACAAATTGATTTAAACAGTAAATAA
- a CDS encoding methyltransferase domain-containing protein: MKWYDLFSNFYDNSLEKLYFDSRKRAIELLDLKDGHTIIDVACGTGANFRHIKATNKDISIYGTDFSAGMLEKAQNIIEKNNWKNIFLFQSDARNLNISLIEQHANKKVKFDRVICMLGLSVIPEWEAVLDNLLTLLTENGKIVIVDVFAEKRNFNTWLVEKVAKADLDRKIWQTLEKMTTNFYREYLPVKENKVGGRLFVAIGTKKK; encoded by the coding sequence ATGAAATGGTATGACCTTTTTTCAAACTTTTACGACAATTCCTTAGAAAAACTATATTTCGACAGCCGAAAAAGGGCAATAGAACTGCTTGACTTAAAGGACGGACACACAATTATTGACGTTGCCTGTGGCACCGGTGCAAATTTCAGGCATATAAAAGCAACCAATAAAGATATTTCAATCTATGGCACCGACTTCTCTGCCGGAATGCTCGAAAAAGCACAAAATATAATTGAAAAAAATAATTGGAAAAACATATTCTTGTTCCAATCAGATGCCCGCAACTTAAATATATCATTAATAGAACAACATGCAAACAAGAAAGTAAAATTCGACCGCGTAATTTGTATGCTTGGCTTATCGGTAATACCCGAATGGGAGGCAGTGCTTGATAATTTGTTAACGCTTTTAACTGAAAACGGTAAAATTGTAATTGTAGATGTTTTTGCCGAAAAAAGAAACTTTAATACGTGGTTAGTTGAAAAAGTAGCAAAGGCAGACCTCGACCGTAAAATTTGGCAAACACTCGAAAAAATGACAACAAATTTTTATCGAGAATATTTGCCGGTAAAAGAAAACAAGGTTGGAGGAAGATTATTTGTAGCAATTGGCACAAAGAAAAAATAA
- a CDS encoding thermonuclease family protein, with translation MCKMVWYKLLLVLCFTFFPESCVPPPSSGTQQLPTAPLTIIATANPNKYEFVGEVIGIKDGDTVEVLHNNQSTVVRLEHIDCPEKKQPYATQAKQFVSDNCFGKNVKIWHNNKHDRYQRLLALIVFNDSVVLNKALVQAGLAWHYTKYSTDQTYQDLQNEAEAQKRGFWILPNPTPPWEKRDSAKTKHTG, from the coding sequence ATGTGCAAAATGGTATGGTATAAATTGCTGTTAGTGTTGTGTTTTACATTTTTTCCCGAGTCCTGTGTGCCGCCGCCGTCAAGCGGAACGCAGCAGTTGCCTACCGCACCCTTAACAATTATTGCCACCGCTAACCCCAATAAATATGAGTTTGTAGGCGAGGTAATTGGCATTAAAGACGGCGACACAGTGGAAGTGCTGCACAATAACCAATCTACCGTTGTTAGGCTTGAACATATTGATTGCCCCGAAAAAAAACAGCCCTACGCAACACAGGCCAAACAGTTTGTATCTGATAATTGCTTTGGCAAAAATGTAAAAATATGGCACAATAATAAACACGACCGCTACCAGCGTTTATTGGCCTTAATAGTGTTTAACGACTCGGTAGTTTTAAACAAGGCTTTGGTACAAGCAGGTTTGGCTTGGCACTACACTAAATACTCAACAGACCAAACCTACCAAGACCTGCAAAATGAGGCCGAAGCCCAAAAGCGCGGATTTTGGATTTTGCCCAACCCAACTCCGCCTTGGGAAAAACGCGACTCGGCCAAAACCAAACACACAGGGTAA
- a CDS encoding DUF4294 domain-containing protein has translation MCFKCLPLFFRAVVVIGCFYLQNSTAIYGQPTEPRLYDPPQVAITNNGADTVVLIQMRAVAVVGGGQAMGEADALEYRKLKQRIKKTYPYAMNAVGLLKQVETLTAEMDNKRDQKKYLKKLEDQLRDEFQDEITKFTVNEGKVLIKIIERETQRPFFDILRELKNPMSVFFLNQLAKRYGYDLKEGYDPSKYTDMEEILQYIETHNGELDFEPTKFIQPKGFDKFKQAPDPNELLDKNSRTKSKDTTTTKIGNN, from the coding sequence ATGTGTTTCAAATGCTTGCCGTTGTTTTTTAGAGCGGTGGTGGTTATAGGTTGTTTTTATTTGCAAAATAGTACGGCTATTTACGGGCAGCCTACCGAGCCGCGTTTATACGACCCGCCTCAGGTGGCTATTACCAATAATGGTGCCGATACGGTAGTGTTAATTCAAATGCGGGCGGTGGCAGTAGTTGGCGGTGGCCAAGCTATGGGCGAAGCCGACGCCCTTGAGTACCGCAAACTTAAACAACGCATAAAAAAAACTTATCCTTATGCCATGAATGCGGTAGGTTTGCTTAAACAAGTTGAAACCCTGACCGCCGAAATGGATAACAAAAGAGACCAAAAAAAGTACTTAAAAAAATTGGAAGATCAACTGCGTGATGAATTTCAGGACGAAATAACAAAGTTTACGGTTAACGAGGGCAAAGTACTAATTAAAATAATTGAACGCGAAACCCAAAGGCCATTTTTTGATATTTTGCGCGAGTTAAAAAACCCGATGTCGGTGTTTTTTTTAAATCAGTTAGCCAAACGTTATGGCTACGACCTAAAAGAGGGCTACGACCCCAGCAAATACACCGACATGGAAGAAATTTTACAATATATTGAAACCCATAATGGCGAATTAGATTTTGAGCCAACAAAATTCATCCAACCCAAAGGGTTCGATAAGTTTAAGCAGGCACCCGACCCCAATGAATTATTAGATAAAAACTCGAGAACCAAGAGCAAAGATACAACGACGACCAAAATTGGCAATAACTAA
- a CDS encoding PepSY-like domain-containing protein, whose translation MKKRILIFSVAICTLSAAQAQDIFQYQAPSVIVNEFSKQYPKATDVEWEIEGDFYKVDFETGWNVDHEIWYNAEGKMVKHKEDISKIELPKTVTDRIKTDFNGYTIDDLKRITDNGKIVYKMELNALMKRDWNVVIDTNGNVLSKMAD comes from the coding sequence ATGAAAAAACGAATTTTAATTTTTAGCGTAGCAATTTGCACGCTTTCCGCTGCACAAGCACAAGACATTTTTCAATACCAAGCACCGTCTGTTATTGTAAACGAATTTAGCAAACAATATCCTAAAGCAACAGATGTAGAGTGGGAAATTGAGGGTGATTTTTACAAAGTTGATTTTGAAACCGGATGGAATGTTGACCATGAAATATGGTACAACGCCGAAGGAAAAATGGTTAAACACAAAGAAGATATCAGCAAAATTGAACTTCCAAAAACTGTAACCGACAGAATAAAAACCGATTTTAATGGCTATACAATAGACGATTTAAAACGCATAACAGATAACGGGAAAATAGTCTATAAAATGGAGCTTAATGCCTTAATGAAAAGAGACTGGAATGTGGTTATAGATACCAACGGAAACGTGTTAAGCAAAATGGCAGACTAA
- a CDS encoding regulator: MFLNACHGQVANKNSPIEKTVTPKPSPKIIGAPPVFAPQPNLPLETDLVGQYIRCIFQDSKGNFWFGPAGGSVARYDEKTLQYYSRAAFFNNNSNADTAFNSVHAIAEDKKGNIWFGTDCGAIKYDGKTFNSYTKKHGLNNLNVGRKSILVTNSGNVWVGTAGGVFQYNLSADSVGGKCFSPFALLETINITGIMEDKTGNIWFASQDNGLFCYDGKTIKNISAKKGLGNNYAGGIIQDETGNFWFTMDGGICKYDGKTFTEITPKDGLGGNEVWGICLEKPGIIWVTARGSTTRLDPSIGISNPKAFTVFTEEDGLNCCVQSMYQDREGNMWWGAGQGLYRFDGKRFYQVKQKGPW, encoded by the coding sequence ATGTTTTTAAATGCTTGCCACGGCCAGGTAGCAAACAAAAACTCACCCATCGAAAAAACTGTTACGCCCAAACCAAGCCCTAAAATTATAGGTGCACCCCCGGTTTTTGCTCCTCAGCCTAATTTACCACTCGAAACAGACCTTGTAGGCCAATATATCAGATGTATTTTTCAAGATTCGAAAGGTAATTTCTGGTTTGGTCCGGCCGGGGGAAGTGTAGCCCGCTATGATGAAAAAACCCTCCAATACTACAGCAGGGCTGCGTTTTTTAATAACAACTCAAACGCAGATACGGCTTTCAACAGTGTACACGCCATTGCCGAAGATAAAAAAGGTAATATTTGGTTTGGAACAGACTGCGGAGCTATTAAATACGATGGAAAAACTTTTAACAGCTATACTAAAAAGCACGGATTAAACAACCTTAACGTCGGCAGGAAAAGCATTCTTGTAACTAATTCCGGAAATGTTTGGGTAGGCACTGCAGGCGGTGTTTTTCAATACAACCTATCTGCCGATAGCGTAGGCGGTAAATGCTTCTCGCCATTTGCATTACTTGAAACTATAAATATTACTGGCATAATGGAAGACAAAACCGGAAACATTTGGTTTGCCTCGCAAGATAATGGCTTGTTTTGCTATGATGGAAAAACAATTAAAAATATTTCAGCAAAAAAAGGGCTGGGCAATAACTATGCTGGCGGCATAATACAAGATGAAACAGGAAACTTTTGGTTTACCATGGATGGGGGCATTTGCAAATATGATGGCAAAACTTTTACCGAAATTACACCCAAAGACGGCTTAGGTGGTAATGAAGTTTGGGGTATATGTTTAGAGAAACCGGGTATTATTTGGGTTACAGCCCGAGGCAGTACCACAAGATTAGACCCCTCAATTGGCATTTCAAACCCCAAAGCATTTACCGTATTTACCGAAGAAGATGGGCTTAACTGCTGTGTTCAAAGTATGTACCAAGACAGAGAAGGAAATATGTGGTGGGGTGCCGGCCAAGGACTTTACCGGTTTGACGGCAAACGTTTTTACCAAGTCAAACAAAAAGGCCCTTGGTAA
- a CDS encoding N-acetylneuraminate synthase family protein — protein MTTNQPTYVIGEIGQNHNGSADIAKIIVDVAARPIREEVFGLELKSFDAVKLTKRDLAEELTDSAMSRPYNSPHSFGATYGQHRAALELTDEEHYEVYLHAKSYGLDFVETLCAIGCLSMLKLFTPDRLKIASRDLTNLPLLAALAETKIPIIASTGMASQRELDDALNTIARYHSNITILHCVSEYPTKPQNLNLRTIIYLQKRYGQQYTIGYSDHSIGISVPLAAVAMGAAVIEKHITIDRRMKGTDQAGSLGPDGIYRMMRDLRMLDMSMGVEDIFICEDIAATSVKLERSIATKYAMRKGQILQEADLHLLSPGDGIKWRNKHLVIGRKLNTNMPANEIIYPDKLEG, from the coding sequence ATGACAACCAACCAACCGACCTACGTTATAGGCGAAATTGGCCAAAATCACAATGGTTCGGCAGATATTGCCAAAATTATAGTTGACGTAGCTGCCCGCCCCATTCGCGAAGAGGTTTTTGGCCTCGAACTTAAAAGTTTTGATGCCGTAAAATTAACCAAACGCGACTTAGCCGAAGAGTTAACCGACTCGGCCATGAGCCGCCCTTACAACAGCCCTCATTCGTTTGGCGCTACTTACGGCCAACACCGCGCCGCCCTTGAGCTTACCGACGAAGAACATTACGAAGTGTATTTGCACGCTAAATCGTATGGCCTCGATTTTGTAGAAACCCTCTGCGCCATAGGCTGCCTTTCAATGCTAAAGCTTTTTACCCCCGACCGCTTAAAAATTGCCAGCCGCGACCTAACAAACCTTCCGCTATTAGCAGCCTTAGCCGAAACTAAAATACCCATTATTGCATCAACGGGTATGGCTTCGCAACGCGAGTTAGATGATGCCCTTAACACAATAGCCCGCTATCATAGCAATATTACCATTTTGCATTGCGTAAGCGAGTACCCCACCAAACCTCAAAACCTTAACTTGCGCACTATTATCTATTTACAAAAACGCTACGGCCAACAGTACACCATTGGTTATTCCGACCACTCAATTGGCATTTCGGTGCCGTTGGCGGCAGTAGCTATGGGTGCTGCCGTTATAGAAAAACATATTACTATTGACCGCCGAATGAAAGGTACTGACCAAGCTGGCTCACTTGGCCCAGACGGAATTTACCGCATGATGCGCGACCTTAGAATGTTAGATATGAGCATGGGAGTTGAAGATATTTTTATTTGCGAAGATATTGCGGCAACTTCGGTAAAATTAGAGCGCTCAATTGCCACTAAATATGCCATGCGCAAAGGACAAATCCTTCAAGAAGCCGACTTACACTTGTTATCGCCCGGAGATGGGATAAAATGGCGCAATAAACATTTGGTTATTGGCCGTAAACTAAATACCAATATGCCCGCCAACGAAATTATTTATCCGGATAAATTGGAAGGTTAA